From a region of the Mycobacteroides saopaulense genome:
- a CDS encoding LysM peptidoglycan-binding domain-containing protein has product MGTNVLTTSRSSHAGDYAPRAYAPQPRAYSAEYPLTQRRALPVRTVAYRRPAGRPVAYRGTGVRVSTAVHGRRPVSLKATVIVAVGAAVATMWLLMLGQVSAAGLGGPGVPDRVAVVQVAPGETLADVASRVAPDAPRSAVVSKIRELNELDSATVQAGQTLVSPVG; this is encoded by the coding sequence ATGGGCACCAATGTTCTCACCACGTCACGCAGTTCCCACGCCGGCGACTACGCGCCACGCGCATACGCCCCGCAGCCACGCGCATACAGCGCGGAGTATCCGCTGACCCAGCGCCGGGCGCTGCCGGTGCGCACCGTCGCCTATCGGAGGCCGGCCGGCCGTCCGGTGGCCTACCGGGGCACCGGAGTTCGCGTCTCGACGGCGGTGCACGGTCGTCGCCCGGTGAGCCTGAAGGCCACCGTCATCGTCGCGGTGGGTGCCGCGGTCGCCACGATGTGGCTGCTCATGCTCGGCCAGGTCAGTGCTGCCGGGCTGGGCGGACCTGGTGTGCCCGATCGCGTGGCGGTGGTCCAGGTCGCTCCCGGAGAGACGTTGGCGGACGTCGCCTCGCGTGTCGCGCCGGACGCACCGCGCTCGGCGGTCGTGTCCAAGATCCGTGAACTCAATGAACTCGACTCGGCGACAGTGCAAGCCGGTCAGACGTTGGTTTCCCCGGTCGGCTGA
- the lexA gene encoding transcriptional repressor LexA: protein MSDTPSKGAATGSLTERQRTILEVIRASVNERGYPPSIREIGDAVGLTSTSSVAHQLRTLEQKGFLRRDPNRPRAVDVRGLDESHGQSATTDVIGSGDLPEPTFVPVLGRIAAGGPILAEEAVEDVFPLPRELVGEGSLFLLRVVGESMVDAAICDGDWVVVRQQNVADNGDIVAAMIDGEATVKTFKRTAGQVWLMPHNPLFEPIPGNNAAILGKVVTVIRKV, encoded by the coding sequence ATGAGCGATACACCCAGCAAGGGAGCCGCCACCGGTTCACTGACCGAGCGCCAGCGGACCATCCTGGAGGTCATCCGCGCATCGGTGAATGAACGGGGCTACCCCCCGAGCATCCGCGAAATCGGAGACGCCGTCGGGCTCACCTCCACCTCATCGGTCGCCCATCAACTACGCACTCTCGAACAGAAGGGCTTCCTGCGGCGCGATCCGAATCGTCCACGCGCCGTTGATGTTCGAGGACTCGACGAATCCCACGGCCAGTCGGCCACCACCGATGTGATCGGCTCGGGCGATCTGCCGGAGCCCACGTTCGTGCCCGTCCTGGGGCGCATCGCCGCAGGTGGCCCCATCCTGGCCGAAGAGGCCGTCGAGGATGTGTTCCCACTCCCCCGCGAACTCGTCGGCGAGGGATCGTTGTTCCTGCTCAGGGTGGTCGGCGAATCGATGGTGGACGCCGCGATCTGCGATGGCGACTGGGTGGTGGTCCGCCAGCAGAACGTCGCAGACAACGGCGATATCGTGGCGGCGATGATCGACGGCGAAGCCACCGTCAAGACATTCAAACGAACGGCGGGTCAGGTCTGGCTGATGCCGCACAACCCGCTGTTCGAGCCGATCCCCGGCAACAACGCCGCCATCCTCGGCAAGGTCGTCACCGTCATTCGCAAGGTTTAG
- a CDS encoding GNAT family N-acetyltransferase, whose product MHIRDATAADAAACAAIYAPYVTDTAISFEEVPPSDVVLAERIQTAAHRHAWLVAEDGAEILGYAYAVPWKSRIAYQWACEVSVYVDGARRQRGAGRQLYAALLDRLRDLGYRTVLAVVVVPNAASEKLHRSMGFEQVALYRRIGYKLGSWHDVAHLQLFLTSSDDDSVPGRPPGAA is encoded by the coding sequence GTGCATATTCGTGACGCGACGGCCGCCGATGCGGCCGCGTGCGCGGCGATCTACGCGCCGTATGTGACCGATACTGCCATCTCGTTCGAGGAGGTGCCGCCGTCGGATGTCGTTCTTGCCGAACGCATCCAGACGGCGGCCCACCGGCATGCCTGGCTTGTCGCCGAGGACGGCGCGGAGATACTCGGATACGCCTATGCGGTGCCGTGGAAGTCACGGATCGCCTACCAGTGGGCGTGCGAAGTCAGCGTCTACGTCGACGGTGCGCGTCGACAGCGCGGGGCAGGACGGCAGTTGTACGCGGCATTGCTGGACCGGCTGCGCGATCTGGGTTACCGCACGGTGTTGGCCGTCGTCGTAGTACCCAACGCCGCGAGTGAAAAACTACACCGGTCAATGGGATTCGAGCAGGTCGCGCTCTACCGGCGGATCGGCTACAAGCTGGGCAGCTGGCATGATGTGGCGCATTTGCAGCTGTTCTTGACGTCCTCGGACGACGATTCTGTCCCCGGGCGACCGCCCGGGGCGGCCTAA
- a CDS encoding acyl-CoA dehydrogenase family protein produces the protein MAGAVKFKRTIFEPEHELFRESFKTFLDRHAEPYKEEWEKNKIVDRALWVEAGKQGFLGTDMPEEFGGGGLIDFRYNTIITEEVTKGRHTGVGFSLHNDVAGPYFRDLANDEQKARWFPGFCSGELISAIAMTEPGTGSDLQGIKTRAVKDGDHYILNGSKTFITNGINADLVIVVAQTDPEKGALGFSLIVVERGMEGFERGRKLDKVGLDAQDTAELSFTDVRVPAANLLGEEGQGFIYLMKNLPQERMSIAVMAAAAMESVLEETIAYTTERKAFGKPIKSFQNSRFLLAELATDATIIRVMVDEFISLLNKEELSVEQAAMAKWYSTEKQVHLIDRCLQLHGGYGFMREYPVARAYMDSRIQTIYGGTTEIMKEIIGRSL, from the coding sequence ATGGCCGGCGCCGTTAAGTTCAAACGCACCATTTTCGAACCCGAGCACGAACTGTTCCGCGAGTCGTTCAAGACCTTCCTGGATCGGCATGCCGAGCCGTACAAGGAGGAGTGGGAGAAGAACAAGATCGTCGACCGCGCACTCTGGGTCGAGGCTGGCAAACAGGGCTTCCTGGGCACCGATATGCCCGAGGAGTTCGGCGGCGGTGGTCTTATCGATTTCCGCTACAACACGATCATCACCGAAGAGGTGACCAAGGGACGCCACACCGGCGTCGGATTCAGCCTGCACAACGATGTCGCCGGCCCGTACTTCCGGGACCTGGCCAACGACGAGCAGAAGGCCCGCTGGTTCCCCGGCTTCTGTTCCGGTGAGCTGATTTCGGCCATCGCCATGACCGAGCCCGGCACCGGCAGCGACCTGCAGGGCATCAAGACCCGCGCTGTCAAGGACGGCGATCATTACATTCTCAATGGCTCAAAGACCTTTATCACCAACGGCATCAACGCCGACCTGGTGATCGTGGTTGCGCAGACCGACCCGGAAAAGGGCGCGCTGGGCTTCTCGCTCATCGTCGTGGAACGCGGCATGGAGGGCTTCGAGCGCGGCCGCAAGCTCGACAAGGTCGGCCTGGATGCTCAGGACACCGCCGAGCTGTCGTTCACCGACGTCCGGGTGCCCGCGGCCAACCTGCTGGGCGAAGAGGGCCAGGGCTTCATCTACCTGATGAAGAACCTGCCGCAGGAGCGCATGTCGATCGCCGTCATGGCTGCCGCCGCGATGGAGTCGGTGCTCGAGGAGACCATCGCGTACACGACCGAGCGCAAGGCATTCGGCAAGCCCATCAAGAGCTTCCAGAACAGCCGATTCCTGCTCGCCGAGCTCGCGACCGACGCGACGATCATCCGGGTCATGGTCGACGAGTTCATCTCGCTGCTCAACAAGGAAGAGCTGAGCGTCGAGCAGGCCGCGATGGCCAAGTGGTACAGCACGGAGAAGCAGGTCCACCTGATCGACCGCTGCCTGCAGCTGCACGGCGGTTACGGCTTCATGCGCGAGTACCCGGTTGCCCGGGCGTACATGGACTCCCGTATCCAGACCATCTACGGCGGAACCACCGAGATCATGAAGGAGATCATCGGGCGTTCGCTCTGA
- a CDS encoding molybdopterin guanine dinucleotide-containing S/N-oxide reductase yields MTRPAFSALHARGSSRLSHTHWGAFTPEVHDGEVVGVTPLATDQDPSPLLQNIPGSIRHQARVTGPSVRRGWLRDGPGPSTARGSDEYVEVSWDELTELLADELRRIVDTYGNTAIYGGSYGWASAGRFHHAQSQVHRFLKLLGGYTFSRHSYSLGATGVIMPHVIGTHDGLFKRSTSWDVIVENTDLLVSFGGIALKNTGVNHGGTTAHPARDALNRFRDRGGRIVSFSPLRDDIDGDCEWHAPVPGTDVAIMLALAHVLAVEGLADLTFLSSYCTGYERFERYLLGVDDGVPKSPEWAAHISGLDAAELRTLARRMAAGRTLVTVSWSLQRVRHGEQAPWMGLTLAAMLGQIGLPGGGFGHGYGSMNEPGLAPVSCRLPTFPQGPNPVETFIPVAAISELLLRPGETLAYNGQTLTLPDIKCVYWAGGNPFHHHQNLPRLRRGLARVDTVVVHDPVWTAMAKHADIVVPSTTSLERDDFSGSRNDPLLVAMKAAAPPYANSRDDYTTFSALADRLGFGERFSEGRTSAEWLRHIYAEWAGTLNFPVPSFDEFWDSGYLKLPTDQGLTLLSDFRENPEAHPLHTPSGRIEIFSATIDQFGYADCGGHPRWYEPTEWLNGQRAEHFPLHLIANQPRTRLHSQLDFGGTSQASKVQGREPLRMHPQDAAARGISDGDVVRVFNDRGSCLAGAVLDEGLRRRVVQLSTGAWFDPVDPSDFDSPCAHGNPNVLTDDSGTSSLAQGCTGQHVLVQIERFEGTPPPVRAHVPPRFAAHD; encoded by the coding sequence ATGACCAGGCCTGCGTTTTCTGCTCTTCACGCACGCGGTTCATCGCGACTTTCGCACACCCACTGGGGTGCCTTCACTCCCGAGGTTCACGACGGAGAAGTGGTCGGCGTCACACCCCTCGCGACCGATCAGGACCCTTCCCCACTGCTGCAGAACATCCCCGGCTCGATCCGGCACCAAGCCCGGGTAACCGGGCCATCAGTCCGCCGCGGATGGTTGCGCGACGGGCCCGGCCCCAGCACCGCCCGCGGCTCGGACGAGTACGTGGAGGTGTCCTGGGACGAGCTCACCGAACTGCTGGCCGATGAACTGCGACGCATCGTCGACACCTACGGCAATACGGCCATCTATGGCGGCTCGTACGGCTGGGCCAGCGCAGGGCGCTTTCACCACGCCCAGAGCCAGGTGCACCGATTTCTGAAATTACTTGGTGGCTACACCTTTTCACGTCACTCCTACAGCCTGGGCGCGACCGGGGTCATCATGCCGCATGTCATCGGAACTCACGACGGACTGTTCAAGAGGTCGACCTCCTGGGACGTCATCGTCGAGAACACCGATCTGCTGGTGTCGTTCGGTGGAATCGCGCTGAAGAACACGGGCGTCAACCATGGGGGCACCACCGCACACCCGGCACGCGATGCCCTCAACAGGTTTCGCGACCGGGGTGGGCGCATCGTCTCGTTCAGCCCGCTACGCGATGACATCGATGGCGACTGCGAATGGCACGCCCCGGTTCCCGGGACCGACGTCGCGATCATGCTCGCGCTGGCACATGTGCTGGCCGTGGAGGGGCTCGCAGATCTGACCTTCTTGAGCAGCTACTGCACCGGCTACGAGCGGTTTGAACGCTATCTACTGGGCGTCGACGACGGCGTACCCAAGAGCCCGGAGTGGGCGGCACACATCAGTGGCCTGGACGCGGCCGAGCTGCGTACCTTGGCGCGCCGGATGGCGGCGGGACGCACGCTGGTGACGGTCAGCTGGTCCCTACAGCGGGTGCGCCATGGTGAGCAGGCACCCTGGATGGGACTCACCTTGGCCGCGATGCTCGGTCAGATCGGGCTTCCCGGAGGCGGTTTCGGCCATGGCTATGGCTCGATGAACGAGCCCGGGCTGGCCCCCGTCAGCTGCCGGCTGCCGACCTTCCCGCAGGGCCCCAACCCCGTCGAGACGTTCATCCCGGTGGCTGCCATCAGCGAGCTGCTGCTGCGCCCGGGCGAGACGCTGGCCTACAACGGTCAAACGCTCACCCTGCCCGACATCAAGTGCGTCTATTGGGCGGGCGGGAATCCCTTTCACCACCACCAGAACCTGCCCCGGCTGCGTCGCGGCCTGGCGCGTGTCGACACCGTCGTGGTGCACGATCCGGTCTGGACGGCGATGGCCAAGCACGCCGACATCGTGGTGCCGTCCACCACCAGCCTCGAACGCGACGACTTCTCCGGCAGCCGCAATGACCCGCTGTTGGTGGCGATGAAGGCTGCCGCACCGCCCTATGCCAACTCTCGCGACGACTACACGACATTCTCGGCGCTGGCTGACAGGCTCGGTTTCGGCGAGCGATTCAGCGAAGGGCGCACCTCCGCCGAGTGGTTGCGCCACATCTACGCCGAATGGGCAGGCACCCTGAACTTCCCGGTGCCCTCCTTCGACGAATTCTGGGACAGCGGCTATCTGAAGCTGCCGACCGATCAGGGTCTGACACTGCTCTCGGACTTCCGGGAGAACCCCGAGGCGCACCCGCTACACACCCCCAGCGGGCGAATCGAGATCTTCTCGGCGACCATCGACCAGTTCGGATACGCCGACTGCGGCGGCCATCCACGCTGGTATGAACCCACCGAATGGCTCAACGGGCAACGTGCCGAGCACTTTCCACTACACCTGATCGCCAATCAGCCGCGAACCAGGCTGCACAGCCAACTCGACTTCGGCGGCACCAGCCAGGCATCGAAGGTGCAGGGCCGCGAACCTCTCCGCATGCACCCGCAGGATGCGGCCGCTCGTGGCATCTCCGATGGCGACGTGGTGCGGGTGTTCAACGACCGCGGCAGCTGCCTGGCGGGGGCGGTTCTCGACGAAGGGCTACGACGCCGGGTGGTGCAGCTCTCGACCGGGGCGTGGTTCGATCCCGTCGACCCATCTGATTTCGATTCGCCCTGCGCACATGGAAACCCGAATGTCCTGACCGACGACTCGGGCACCTCGTCCCTGGCGCAGGGATGCACCGGTCAGCACGTGTTGGTACAAATCGAGCGGTTCGAGGGCACACCCCCACCGGTGCGGGCGCACGTCCCGCCACGGTTCGCTGCCCACGACTAG
- the hflX gene encoding GTPase HflX, translated as MPTTYLTPTDGELALEDRAALKRVAGLSTELADVTEVEYRQLRLERVVLVGVWTDGTSQEAEASMAELAALAETAGSEVLEGLIQRRQKPDPATYIGSGKAIELREIVLATGADTVICDGELSPAQLVALEKAVKVKVIDRTALILDIFAQHATSREGKAQVSLAQMEYMLPRLRGWGESMSRQAGGRAGGAGGGVGTRGPGETKIETDRRRIRERMSKLRREIRDMKTVRDTKRSRRLESDTPSVAIVGYTNAGKSSLLNAITGAGVLVQDALFATLEPTTRRGTFDDGREFVITDTVGFVRHLPTQLVEAFRSTLEEVADADLLVHVVDGSDLAPLAQIEAVRKVIGEVVADHDASAAPELLVINKIDAAGDLALAQLRRALPKALFVSAHTGDGVAALREAIAEAVPRGDVPVDVVIPYERGDLVARIHTEGQVQSTEHLADGTRVVGRVPRALAAVLTAL; from the coding sequence ATGCCCACCACCTATCTGACGCCCACCGACGGCGAACTCGCGCTGGAAGACCGCGCCGCACTCAAACGTGTGGCGGGGCTGTCCACCGAACTCGCCGACGTCACCGAGGTCGAATACCGGCAGCTGCGTCTGGAACGGGTTGTGCTGGTGGGCGTATGGACCGATGGGACCTCACAGGAGGCCGAGGCCAGCATGGCCGAACTGGCCGCGCTCGCCGAGACGGCCGGCTCCGAAGTGCTTGAAGGACTGATTCAGCGCCGTCAAAAGCCCGATCCGGCAACGTACATCGGCTCCGGCAAGGCGATCGAGCTGCGCGAGATCGTCCTGGCCACCGGCGCCGATACCGTGATCTGCGATGGTGAGCTGAGCCCGGCGCAGTTGGTGGCCCTGGAGAAGGCGGTCAAGGTCAAGGTCATCGACCGCACCGCGTTGATCCTGGACATCTTCGCCCAGCACGCCACCAGCCGCGAAGGCAAGGCGCAAGTGTCGCTGGCGCAGATGGAATACATGTTGCCGCGGTTGCGCGGCTGGGGTGAATCGATGTCCCGCCAAGCCGGTGGCCGTGCCGGTGGCGCTGGTGGCGGCGTGGGTACCCGAGGCCCCGGTGAGACAAAGATCGAGACCGATCGGCGCCGAATCCGCGAACGCATGTCCAAGCTGCGCCGCGAAATCCGTGACATGAAGACGGTTCGCGACACCAAGCGCAGCCGTCGCCTGGAAAGCGATACCCCGTCGGTGGCGATCGTGGGATACACGAATGCGGGCAAGTCGAGTCTGCTGAACGCGATCACAGGCGCGGGAGTTCTGGTTCAAGATGCGTTGTTCGCAACGCTTGAGCCGACCACACGGCGCGGAACATTCGACGACGGACGCGAATTCGTCATCACGGACACCGTCGGTTTTGTGCGGCACCTGCCCACCCAGCTGGTCGAGGCCTTCCGGTCGACCCTGGAAGAAGTGGCCGACGCGGACCTGCTCGTGCACGTGGTGGATGGCTCAGACCTGGCGCCGCTGGCCCAGATCGAGGCGGTGCGCAAGGTGATTGGCGAGGTCGTCGCCGATCATGATGCGTCTGCGGCGCCGGAGTTGTTGGTGATCAACAAGATCGATGCGGCGGGTGACTTGGCATTGGCGCAGCTGCGTCGTGCATTACCCAAGGCGTTGTTCGTGTCGGCGCACACCGGTGACGGGGTCGCCGCGCTGCGCGAGGCCATCGCCGAGGCGGTGCCCCGTGGAGACGTGCCCGTCGACGTGGTGATCCCCTACGAGCGTGGGGATCTGGTTGCCCGAATCCACACCGAGGGCCAGGTGCAATCCACCGAGCATCTGGCGGATGGCACACGGGTGGTGGGCCGGGTTCCGCGGGCGCTTGCCGCGGTCCTGACCGCGCTCTAG
- the dapF gene encoding diaminopimelate epimerase, with protein sequence MKFTKGHGTQNDFVVLPDVHIKRDLSVPAVQALCDRQRGLGADGVLRVTTVGAALEGAVLTEKPAGVSIEDWFMDYRNADGSIAEMCGNGVRVFAHYLRSVGLEHRDEFVVASLAGPRPVRINSWSQLTADITVDMGPVKEFGSGEATVGGRRFSGLAIDVGNPHLACVDPDLSTEQLRMLDVGAPVTFDEGLFPDGTNVEVLTAPADGAVYMRVHERGVGETRSCGTGTVAAAYAGLRHLGQETGELVVNIPGGQVRVTVTGESSFLRGPSMLLADGEISDEWWGGIGACG encoded by the coding sequence GTGAAGTTCACCAAGGGCCACGGCACTCAGAACGATTTCGTGGTGCTGCCAGATGTCCACATCAAGCGGGACCTATCGGTGCCCGCCGTCCAGGCGCTGTGCGACCGGCAACGGGGGCTCGGCGCAGACGGCGTGCTGCGCGTCACCACCGTGGGCGCCGCCCTTGAGGGCGCAGTTCTGACCGAGAAACCCGCCGGGGTGAGCATCGAAGACTGGTTCATGGACTACCGCAACGCCGACGGATCGATCGCCGAAATGTGCGGCAACGGCGTCCGGGTGTTCGCCCACTATCTGCGGTCGGTGGGGCTGGAACACCGCGACGAGTTCGTGGTCGCCTCCCTGGCCGGGCCAAGGCCGGTGCGCATCAACTCCTGGAGCCAGCTCACGGCTGACATCACCGTCGACATGGGCCCGGTGAAGGAGTTCGGCTCGGGCGAGGCGACCGTCGGCGGCCGGCGATTCTCCGGTCTGGCCATCGACGTGGGCAATCCGCACCTGGCCTGTGTGGACCCGGATCTGAGCACCGAACAACTGCGCATGCTCGATGTGGGTGCTCCGGTCACCTTCGACGAGGGGCTGTTTCCCGACGGGACCAACGTCGAGGTGCTGACCGCACCGGCCGACGGTGCGGTGTACATGCGCGTTCACGAACGCGGCGTCGGTGAAACCCGTTCCTGCGGTACGGGAACCGTGGCAGCGGCGTATGCGGGTCTGCGTCATCTGGGGCAGGAAACCGGCGAGCTCGTCGTCAACATCCCCGGCGGACAGGTGCGGGTAACGGTCACCGGTGAGTCCAGCTTCCTGCGGGGGCCTTCCATGCTGCTCGCCGACGGCGAGATCTCCGACGAGTGGTGGGGTGGCATTGGCGCCTGCGGATAA
- the miaA gene encoding tRNA (adenosine(37)-N6)-dimethylallyltransferase MiaA, whose translation MRPIAVIGPTATGKSALALDLAERLGGEIVNADAMQLYRGMDIGTAKVPQAERRGIPHHMLDVLDITETATVATYQQQAVATIEDIRARGHVPVIVGGSMMYIQALLDDWTFPATDAQVRARWEQRLAQIGVAALHAELAARDPAAAAIILPTDGRRTVRALEVIELTGQPFAASAPTIGAPRWDTMIVGLDWETEKLDERIALRTDLMFEQGFVAEVRNLLDAGLRKGVTASRAIGYAQVIAALDAGAGADKLAQARELTFIGTRRYVRRQRSWFGRDHRVAWLAGGRAGDAGLCGEIESRWRLSSNT comes from the coding sequence ATGCGGCCCATCGCCGTCATCGGCCCCACCGCCACGGGCAAGTCGGCGCTCGCGCTGGATCTCGCCGAGCGTTTGGGTGGGGAGATCGTGAACGCCGACGCCATGCAGCTCTACCGCGGCATGGACATCGGAACGGCCAAGGTGCCGCAGGCCGAGCGGCGGGGCATCCCGCATCACATGCTCGACGTGCTCGATATCACCGAGACCGCCACGGTCGCCACCTATCAACAACAGGCCGTCGCGACCATCGAGGACATCCGGGCACGCGGACATGTGCCGGTGATCGTGGGTGGCTCGATGATGTACATCCAAGCCTTGCTTGATGATTGGACATTCCCCGCGACGGATGCGCAGGTGCGTGCGCGCTGGGAGCAGCGGCTGGCGCAGATCGGGGTCGCCGCGTTGCACGCCGAACTCGCCGCACGCGATCCGGCCGCCGCGGCGATCATCTTGCCCACCGACGGACGCCGTACGGTGCGCGCCCTGGAGGTGATCGAGCTCACCGGCCAGCCCTTCGCAGCGTCGGCGCCGACCATCGGAGCGCCGCGCTGGGACACCATGATCGTCGGATTGGATTGGGAGACAGAGAAACTCGACGAGCGGATTGCGCTGCGCACGGATCTGATGTTCGAGCAGGGGTTTGTCGCGGAGGTCCGCAATCTTCTGGACGCGGGGTTGCGTAAGGGCGTCACGGCATCACGGGCCATCGGATACGCACAGGTGATCGCCGCGCTCGATGCCGGGGCAGGAGCCGATAAGCTGGCGCAGGCACGCGAACTGACCTTCATCGGCACGCGGCGTTATGTGCGCCGCCAGCGTTCGTGGTTCGGTCGTGACCACCGCGTCGCATGGCTGGCCGGGGGCCGCGCGGGTGATGCCGGCCTCTGTGGAGAAATCGAGTCGCGCTGGCGCCTATCCTCGAATACGTGA
- a CDS encoding class III extradiol ring-cleavage dioxygenase family protein produces MSLAIAICPSTPLLVPELGGTAAEETADLRDAATAAVSGLPARWIAIGVGIGRYGPEVAGTFAGYGVDVHVSLSNAAEEGAELPLPVLIAGWLRARVGAEEVEVRLLDAAEGDAGAFGRELRREIGAWPTPPGVLVIADGANTLTDKAPGGYRPEAEGMQLALTDALGQGDVASLHEVPDIITGGAAYQALAGLVGTDAVDAQCLYRGSPYGVGYFVGTWRVR; encoded by the coding sequence GTGAGTCTGGCGATTGCGATCTGCCCGTCGACCCCGCTGCTCGTGCCCGAGCTGGGCGGGACGGCAGCCGAGGAAACTGCCGATCTGCGCGATGCCGCGACGGCGGCGGTAAGCGGCTTGCCCGCACGCTGGATCGCCATAGGAGTGGGGATCGGCCGGTACGGCCCAGAGGTGGCGGGGACGTTCGCCGGGTACGGCGTTGACGTGCATGTGTCGCTCTCGAATGCGGCCGAGGAGGGTGCGGAGCTTCCGCTGCCGGTGCTGATTGCCGGGTGGCTGCGTGCTCGTGTGGGCGCCGAAGAGGTCGAGGTACGTCTTCTGGACGCCGCCGAAGGAGACGCCGGCGCGTTCGGACGGGAGTTGCGTCGCGAGATCGGGGCGTGGCCCACGCCCCCGGGCGTGCTGGTGATCGCCGACGGCGCCAACACCCTCACCGACAAGGCGCCCGGCGGCTACCGGCCCGAAGCCGAAGGGATGCAACTGGCGCTCACCGACGCGCTCGGGCAGGGGGATGTGGCCTCGTTGCACGAGGTACCGGACATCATCACCGGGGGCGCTGCCTATCAGGCACTAGCCGGACTTGTGGGCACAGATGCCGTAGACGCCCAGTGCTTGTATCGCGGGTCTCCCTACGGAGTCGGGTACTTCGTCGGCACCTGGCGGGTGCGGTGA
- a CDS encoding DMT family transporter: protein MSDADITSALAIGAAACVAFGDVIHQRMAHAVAAEDVGALGPITTLLRNWPWWLGTLISMVGFGLQAAALGQGSVILVQTLMVSSLLFALVIESRWSKRRVSRYQWGAAILLAGAAQAGATRGGVVA, encoded by the coding sequence ATGTCCGATGCGGATATCACGTCGGCACTCGCCATCGGGGCCGCCGCGTGCGTCGCATTCGGAGATGTCATCCACCAGCGCATGGCGCACGCCGTTGCCGCTGAGGATGTCGGCGCGCTGGGGCCCATCACCACCTTGCTGCGCAATTGGCCATGGTGGCTCGGGACGTTGATCAGCATGGTCGGATTCGGCCTGCAGGCTGCCGCGCTGGGGCAGGGTTCGGTGATCCTGGTGCAGACGCTGATGGTCTCCTCGCTGCTTTTTGCGCTGGTCATCGAGTCACGATGGTCCAAGCGTAGGGTCAGCCGATATCAGTGGGGTGCGGCGATCTTGCTCGCCGGAGCCGCGCAGGCCGGGGCCACCCGCGGGGGTGTAGTGGCGTGA